The following proteins are encoded in a genomic region of Candidatus Poribacteria bacterium:
- the hisD gene encoding histidinol dehydrogenase, which produces MILKPERLSEISQDRMRSILQRSMEDISDIFAEVKEIVDRIRDEGDVPTLERYRKYKQDITPSDLIVTRDEIERGYERISPKVVDHLKRAAVNIERFHRSQLEREMWAVEVSKGVIAGRLYRALEAVGAYVPGRQAAYPSSVLMNLIPAKVAGVERIVICTPPGEGMSVNPAILVAADIVGADHVFKIGGPWAIGSMAHGTETVPKVDKIVGPGGKYVTAAKMAVFGLVDIDSPAGPSEVLILADQAADPNLVAVDMLSQAEHDADAAAVLITTSEDLAGEVCRIIDERLRSAARGEIILEALRRNSAVLIADDMDEAIRFTNQYAAEHLEILTEDPLGLLPRIKHAGSIFLGRYAPVPVGDYASGTNHVLPTGRCARMFSGLSVDDFIKKPTFQYLTREGLEGLSETVITLAEAEGLPMHAEAIRERLS; this is translated from the coding sequence ATGATACTGAAACCCGAACGGCTCAGCGAGATATCCCAGGATAGAATGCGATCGATACTTCAGAGATCCATGGAGGATATCTCCGATATATTCGCCGAGGTCAAAGAGATCGTCGATCGAATTCGGGATGAAGGGGATGTCCCTACGCTTGAGCGTTACAGAAAGTATAAACAGGACATAACACCCTCAGATCTGATCGTCACTCGAGATGAGATCGAGAGGGGATATGAGAGGATCAGCCCCAAGGTGGTGGATCACCTCAAAAGGGCCGCCGTCAACATCGAGAGGTTCCATAGATCTCAGCTTGAGCGTGAGATGTGGGCGGTGGAGGTTTCAAAAGGGGTAATAGCGGGCAGGCTGTATCGGGCACTCGAGGCCGTCGGGGCATATGTCCCTGGAAGACAGGCCGCATATCCATCGAGCGTGCTTATGAACCTCATCCCTGCTAAGGTCGCCGGAGTTGAGAGGATCGTCATCTGTACCCCTCCGGGGGAGGGGATGTCCGTCAATCCCGCCATACTTGTAGCGGCGGATATCGTCGGGGCAGACCATGTTTTCAAGATAGGCGGGCCGTGGGCCATAGGGAGCATGGCACACGGCACGGAGACCGTCCCAAAGGTGGATAAGATCGTCGGCCCGGGCGGCAAATACGTCACCGCGGCCAAGATGGCTGTGTTCGGCTTGGTCGATATAGATTCGCCCGCCGGACCGAGCGAGGTGCTTATCCTGGCCGATCAGGCCGCCGATCCGAACCTGGTCGCCGTGGACATGCTCTCTCAGGCGGAGCACGACGCCGATGCCGCCGCTGTGTTGATCACAACCTCCGAGGATCTGGCCGGAGAGGTGTGTCGAATCATAGACGAAAGGCTCCGCTCGGCCGCCAGAGGGGAGATAATCCTGGAGGCGCTGAGGAGAAACTCGGCCGTGTTGATAGCGGACGATATGGATGAGGCGATCCGTTTCACCAACCAGTATGCGGCCGAACATCTGGAGATACTCACCGAGGATCCGTTGGGGTTACTCCCCAGGATAAAGCATGCTGGATCGATTTTCTTGGGTAGGTACGCTCCTGTTCCCGTCGGCGATTACGCGTCGGGCACGAATCACGTCCTGCCGACAGGTCGGTGCGCGAGGATGTTCAGTGGGCTGTCGGTGGACGATTTCATCAAAAAGCCCACCTTCCAGTATCTGACGAGGGAGGGGCTTGAAGGGCTGAGCGAAACCGTCATCACCCTCGCCGAGGCCGAGGGGTTGCCGATGCACGCCGAGGCGATAAGGGAAAGATTAAGCTGA
- a CDS encoding polysaccharide biosynthesis protein encodes MTHRPIKALLDKLLKPNGAKRVFLFLMGDLIVFAVSFYLSTLVTGWRPNRYGVALFFASSLPIKILFNHIFRLYNVYWRFVSIGEAIGTIKATTIGSLALAVLSFTLKSFPPPRMIFADYLLTMSGVMMVRMLKRFYLHIFRNQDFSSSTRVLLVGGGELAEVVARKIANGVLNHYVPVGIIEDDPSKRGTYLHGIRVLGTRERMERIIKEYEVDEILITNPNVGPEVIHDVIERARSVGLKRIKILPGLRYITSGKLIPSEIRDIRVEDLLGREPAEVDMALIERFVKGKSIMVTGSAGSIGSELCEQLSQFDPKVLILLEQDETELYALRENLGAKHPNLALQAIVGDIRDEEKMRYVMKRWRPDITFHAAAYKHVPIMEENPSEAVKTNIFGTMNVAQAALEAGVGKFVLISTDKAVKPSSVMGATKRVAEMLLNLYNHGKGNTKFIAVRFGNVLGSRGSVIPIFEEQIRRGGPVTVTHPDMTRYFMTIPEAVSLILQAGAMGQGGEIFILDMGSPMRILDLAREMIRLSGYEPEKDIPIIFTGIRPGEKLHEELVTAEEGSCMTRHERIFVARMNSDFDPDTFFRTLEKLRKASQTDNDDEVIGYLMQLVPSYQPARGER; translated from the coding sequence ATGACACATCGCCCGATCAAAGCTCTTCTGGATAAGCTCTTAAAGCCCAACGGGGCGAAGAGGGTCTTCCTCTTCCTGATGGGAGATCTCATCGTATTTGCCGTCAGCTTTTATCTCTCCACGCTTGTAACGGGCTGGAGGCCGAATCGATACGGGGTGGCTCTGTTCTTCGCCTCCAGCTTGCCCATCAAAATCCTCTTCAACCATATCTTCAGGCTCTATAACGTGTACTGGAGGTTCGTGAGTATAGGGGAAGCAATAGGAACGATCAAAGCGACGACGATCGGTTCGCTCGCTCTTGCGGTTCTATCCTTCACCCTTAAATCCTTCCCGCCGCCTCGGATGATCTTCGCCGATTACCTGTTGACCATGTCCGGCGTCATGATGGTCAGGATGCTGAAGCGGTTTTATCTGCATATCTTCAGAAATCAGGATTTCTCCAGCTCCACCAGGGTGCTGCTCGTAGGAGGAGGAGAACTGGCGGAGGTGGTGGCGCGTAAGATCGCTAACGGAGTATTGAACCATTATGTGCCGGTGGGGATAATAGAGGATGATCCCTCCAAACGCGGCACCTATCTTCATGGGATCAGAGTCCTGGGAACGCGTGAGAGGATGGAACGCATTATAAAGGAGTATGAGGTAGATGAGATATTGATAACCAACCCGAACGTCGGTCCGGAGGTGATACACGATGTCATAGAGAGGGCCAGAAGCGTAGGACTCAAGAGGATAAAGATCCTGCCCGGCCTCAGGTATATAACTTCCGGCAAGCTCATTCCATCCGAGATAAGGGATATCCGGGTCGAGGATCTGTTGGGCAGGGAACCGGCCGAGGTCGATATGGCGCTTATAGAGAGGTTCGTTAAGGGGAAATCCATCATGGTGACCGGCTCGGCGGGGTCTATAGGATCGGAGCTATGTGAACAGCTCTCCCAGTTCGATCCCAAGGTGCTCATCCTATTGGAACAGGATGAGACCGAGCTTTATGCGCTCAGAGAGAACTTGGGCGCCAAACATCCGAACCTCGCCCTTCAGGCGATCGTCGGGGATATCAGGGACGAGGAGAAGATGCGTTACGTTATGAAGCGTTGGAGGCCGGACATTACCTTCCACGCCGCAGCCTATAAACACGTCCCCATCATGGAGGAAAACCCCTCTGAGGCGGTCAAGACCAACATCTTCGGCACCATGAACGTCGCTCAGGCTGCCCTGGAAGCCGGCGTGGGAAAGTTCGTGCTCATCTCGACGGATAAGGCGGTTAAACCCTCAAGCGTCATGGGAGCGACGAAACGAGTGGCCGAGATGCTCCTTAACCTCTACAATCACGGCAAGGGAAACACCAAGTTCATCGCCGTCCGGTTCGGAAACGTCCTGGGAAGCAGGGGGAGCGTCATACCGATATTCGAGGAGCAGATCCGCAGGGGTGGTCCCGTGACCGTCACACATCCGGATATGACCAGATACTTCATGACCATCCCTGAGGCCGTATCGCTCATCCTCCAGGCAGGTGCGATGGGACAGGGCGGCGAGATCTTCATCCTCGATATGGGCTCGCCGATGAGGATACTGGATCTGGCCCGCGAGATGATAAGACTCTCCGGATACGAGCCCGAAAAGGATATCCCGATCATCTTCACGGGGATCAGGCCGGGCGAGAAACTGCATGAGGAGCTGGTCACGGCCGAGGAGGGAAGCTGCATGACCAGGCATGAGAGGATATTCGTCGCCAGGATGAACTCAGATTTCGATCCGGATACCTTCTTCAGAACGCTCGAGAAGCTCCGCAAGGCCTCCCAGACCGATAACGATGATGAGGTCATAGGATATCTGATGCAGCTCGTTCCATCATATCAGCCCGCCAGAGGAGAGAGATGA
- a CDS encoding diguanylate cyclase, with amino-acid sequence MGLLREELMSKRPEEINFLFEIEPILLSRDEEGAYLILPHLMREILNYDLCAVFSWDSDEGELSLKTIEGEKGIWPARPLSNTIAASTLRSTEPVYIPDLTEYKGDLYPFDKDMRSLLAISMRSYGYPVGVIQIGSKRPNAYSKEDLELARIFGIKAAHSILHLRQIPAPSDYFDPVTRTYRYPVFLDHLRKEINFSRRNKIPTSLIYIDLDEFDDFNRRYGYRIGDRILREIASKIKESIRAEDSICRYGGDEFLVLLTKADREGAIRVAQRIMDRIGDDNDHPSLTIGVATCPDDVDHPEALVNLAQRAMGRGKEMGGNAIQIPSETDLKELVDLFNVKPPLGYSRTNAWDSLTDEFLWLALTMLTQALHVERASLMILDPKEEVLKFEVTKNLNESVRRKVKVKIGEGIAGKALMEGKVIWADDALKKGISTGNGRGYRSNSFICAPILKGDLKIGVINLTDRSDAQPFSEHEEEIVEEFAAAIAEVMTDMRVRYVEGVGKLCEVLEKRSAFLNGYSKKVSEYARKIAERLSLPSEKIDYLTELGMIRELGEIGMDEIVSKPGPLDESDRKIVEERAKTITRIFNGVRFLRPYAEPVSHHHNRFDSNGMSLESRIIAVAEAYAAMTSPRGYRPAMRPNEALKLLHQEAGGRFDPLLVRTLSESIAIV; translated from the coding sequence ATGGGACTGTTGAGGGAAGAATTGATGTCCAAAAGGCCGGAGGAGATAAACTTCCTGTTTGAGATCGAACCGATTTTGCTTAGCAGAGATGAGGAGGGTGCATATCTGATTTTACCTCACCTTATGAGAGAGATACTTAATTATGACCTATGTGCAGTGTTCAGTTGGGACTCCGATGAGGGGGAATTAAGCCTGAAGACAATCGAAGGGGAGAAAGGCATTTGGCCGGCAAGACCGCTCTCAAATACAATTGCCGCCTCAACGCTTCGTTCTACAGAACCCGTTTACATACCGGATTTGACGGAATATAAGGGAGATCTGTATCCGTTTGATAAGGATATGAGGTCTCTCTTAGCCATATCGATGCGCTCCTATGGATATCCGGTCGGCGTGATCCAGATAGGATCGAAACGACCGAACGCCTATTCCAAAGAGGACCTGGAGCTGGCGAGGATATTCGGGATTAAGGCCGCCCATTCCATACTTCATCTCCGTCAGATTCCCGCTCCGTCTGATTATTTCGATCCTGTGACCAGAACCTATAGATATCCTGTCTTCCTGGATCATCTCCGCAAGGAGATAAACTTCTCGCGCCGAAATAAGATCCCCACCTCTCTTATCTACATCGATCTAGATGAATTCGATGACTTCAACAGACGTTACGGTTATAGGATCGGCGATCGGATCCTTCGTGAGATCGCCTCGAAGATCAAGGAGAGCATAAGGGCGGAAGATTCGATATGCAGATATGGAGGCGATGAGTTCCTGGTTCTGCTGACGAAGGCCGATAGAGAAGGAGCAATCAGAGTCGCTCAGAGGATCATGGATAGAATCGGAGATGATAACGACCACCCTTCCCTCACGATTGGAGTGGCAACCTGTCCCGATGATGTGGATCACCCGGAAGCGCTGGTGAACCTCGCTCAAAGGGCGATGGGAAGGGGGAAAGAAATGGGAGGCAATGCGATCCAAATCCCCTCCGAAACTGACCTGAAGGAGTTGGTTGATCTCTTCAACGTCAAACCGCCTCTAGGCTACAGCCGAACGAATGCCTGGGACTCACTAACGGACGAGTTCCTCTGGCTTGCTCTGACGATGTTGACTCAAGCCCTACATGTGGAGAGGGCATCTCTGATGATCCTCGATCCTAAGGAGGAGGTCCTTAAGTTCGAGGTGACGAAGAACCTTAATGAGTCGGTGAGAAGAAAGGTGAAGGTCAAGATAGGTGAAGGTATAGCGGGGAAGGCATTGATGGAAGGGAAAGTTATATGGGCTGATGACGCTCTGAAGAAGGGGATCTCCACTGGAAACGGAAGAGGATATCGGTCCAACTCCTTCATCTGCGCTCCGATCCTCAAGGGGGATCTTAAGATCGGAGTTATAAATCTCACCGATAGATCAGATGCTCAGCCGTTTAGCGAACATGAGGAAGAAATCGTGGAGGAGTTCGCCGCCGCCATCGCTGAGGTAATGACAGATATGCGGGTCAGATATGTGGAAGGTGTGGGGAAATTATGCGAAGTTCTGGAGAAACGATCTGCATTCCTAAACGGCTATTCCAAGAAGGTCTCAGAATACGCTCGTAAGATCGCCGAGAGGTTGAGCCTGCCCTCCGAGAAGATCGACTACTTAACGGAACTGGGTATGATCCGAGAGCTTGGCGAGATAGGTATGGATGAGATCGTATCCAAGCCGGGGCCGCTCGATGAATCAGATCGCAAAATCGTGGAGGAGAGGGCGAAGACCATCACCAGGATTTTCAACGGGGTGAGGTTCCTAAGGCCCTATGCTGAGCCGGTATCACATCATCATAACAGATTCGACTCAAACGGCATGTCGCTTGAGTCCAGGATAATCGCCGTGGCTGAAGCATACGCTGCAATGACATCTCCAAGGGGATATCGGCCGGCCATGAGACCGAATGAAGCTCTGAAACTGCTGCATCAGGAGGCAGGGGGCAGGTTTGATCCCCTCTTGGTTCGGACACTTAGCGAATCGATCGCCATCGTATAG
- a CDS encoding Hsp20/alpha crystallin family protein has translation MALMRWRPMRDLLSIQEEVNRLFDEFFGRFPSRLDVFETGWTPSVDIRETKDDIIVEAELPGIKQDDVSVSITDNVLTIKGEKKQEKEVKEEQYHRIERSYGAFQRSFTLPTVVQADKAKATFKDGVLRVVIPKAEEAKPKEIKIEVGEGES, from the coding sequence ATGGCCCTGATGAGATGGAGGCCGATGAGGGATCTTCTCTCCATTCAGGAGGAGGTTAACAGGCTTTTCGATGAGTTCTTCGGCAGGTTCCCGTCCAGGTTGGATGTCTTCGAGACGGGGTGGACTCCGAGCGTGGATATAAGGGAAACCAAAGACGATATAATCGTTGAAGCCGAACTTCCGGGGATCAAGCAGGATGATGTAAGCGTGTCTATAACCGACAATGTGCTGACCATAAAGGGCGAAAAGAAGCAGGAGAAAGAGGTTAAAGAGGAGCAGTACCACAGAATAGAGCGAAGCTACGGAGCGTTCCAGAGAAGCTTCACCCTGCCGACCGTCGTTCAGGCCGATAAGGCCAAAGCTACCTTCAAGGACGGTGTGCTGAGGGTGGTGATACCGAAGGCCGAAGAGGCTAAACCGAAGGAGATAAAGATAGAGGTCGGCGAGGGTGAGAGCTGA